One Astyanax mexicanus isolate ESR-SI-001 chromosome 3, AstMex3_surface, whole genome shotgun sequence genomic region harbors:
- the LOC103029177 gene encoding antigen WC1.1 encodes MEVFRTVVVLQALVCCEALQNFTTLKPTDREERGEEIQLFVTQGFRPCSWTMTSPGENGSWPVFRKPLQPLAAAVCESLGCGKVYQLMEKSADPNSTCLTGCSVRNSSVISCSRAAAADCSVVSEVICDALYVTPGSRHCVWTLRSPKAELSVTLSEEAVQRLPAEICLSLGCGKAFHQKTIRAPANSTCLTDCTYDSSRLRNCSSVISSNCLVLSEIICGNSQVRLAGGSYRCDGRVELWREGQWGTVCDDGWDKQDADVVCAQLGCGSSTSVLVQGRPYGQGKGPILRDELNCTGEESSLWECPAVMGDHDCGHKEDAGVVCSEYTLRLTGGRDRCSGRVEVYREGAWGTVCDDLWDKDSAALACSMLNCGDAGHFTGLKETFTHINGTLWYYSCSKTDTILWNCEERQIPAASHICDNKAAGVICAKSIEFLVPSTTKATTPVLTTVEMTTPTPKSPWSLELLGCISLSSALLIALIMNFILCCCAKKRKAHTVQQQYPNLQNTAEPEENNYRDSVHLVKVTNNDHTSNAQRIPPPMWTQSSIESGSYDTDYEPSDSGPDSSFPLSTFRNSMRYSAEGRTPGLHNTNLQSVTEEDSGGPGDAAVMRGYQQPYVPNGAFQGVAAAPSEDSFETSSTSSGECYENTVPCNAENYENTEENRSDLQTGMKPPHPVLTNHITENFLNQTEDDSQGLVRKLSSGEDSPIYSPVSADMDLYSPVSTRTDPYSSDSDYDDVAYIHRADQ; translated from the exons TTCAGCTGTTCGTAACTCAGGGTTTCAGGCCATGCTCATGGACGATGACCTCTCCAGGCGAGAATGGGAGTTGGCCTGTGTTCAGGAAGCCTCTGCAGCCCCtcgctgctgcagtgtgtgagagtCTGGGCTGTGGGAAAGTTTACCAGCTGATGGAGAAATCTGCAGACCCCAATTCAACCTGCCTCACAGGCTGCAGCGTCCGCAACAGCAGTGTGATCAGCTGCAGCCGTGCAGCTGCGGCAGACTGCAGCGTCGTATCTGAGGTCATCTGTG ACGCTCTGTACGTTACTCCGGGGTCCAGGCACTGCGTCTGGACCCTCCGGTCACCGAAGGCTGAACTGAGCGTTACTCTGAGTGAAGAGGCGGTGCAGAGATTACCCGCTGAGATCTGTCTGAGTCTGGGCTGTGGTAAAGCATTTCACCAGAAGACGATCAGAGCACCAGCTAACAGTACCTGTCTCACTGACTGCACCTACGACAGCTCCCGCCTGCGGAACTGCTCCTCTGTGATCAGCAGTAACTGTTTAGTGCTTTCAGAAATCATCTGCG GTAACAGCCAGGTGCGGCTGGCTGGAGGAAGTTACCGCTGTGATGGGCGAGTGGAGCTGTGGCGGGAGGGGCAGTGGGGCACGGTGTGTGATGACGGATGGGATAAACAGGATGCTGATGTGGTTTGTGCTCAGCTGGGATGTGGAAGTTCTACCTCGGTCTTGGTGCAGGGCAGACCGTACGGTCAGGGTAAAGGACCGATACTACGGGACGAGCTGAACTGCACTGGAGAGGAGAGCAGTCTGTGGGAGTGTCCTGCAGTGATGGGCGACCACGACTGTGGACATAAAGAGGATGCTGGAGTGGTGTGTTCAG AATACACTTTAAGACTGACCGGAGGACGGGATCGGTGCTCAGGGAGAGTGGAGGTGTATCGTGAGGGAGCGTGGGGGACGGTGTGCGATGACCTCTGGGATAAAGATAGTGCAGCGTTGGCCTGTTCCATGTTGAACTGTGGGGATGCAGGACATTTCACAGGTCTTAAAGAgacatttactcacattaatgGAACACTCTGGTATTACAGCTGTTCAAAGACTGATACAATCCTGTGGAACTGTGAAGAGAGGCAGATCCCTGCAGCCAGCCATATATGTGATAATAAAGCTGCAGGAGTGATTTGTGCAA aaTCTATTGAATTCTTAGTACCCTCCACCACAAAGGCAACAACACCTGTATTAACAACAG TGGAAATGACCACACCTACACCCAAAAGCCCCTGGTCTCTGGAACTGCTGGGCTGCATCAGTCTGTCCTCGGCTCTTCTGATCGCACTTATCATGAATTTCATCCTGTGTTGCTgcgcaaagaaaagaaaag CTCATACAGTTCAGCAGCAATATCCCAACCTGCAGAACACAGCAGAACCTGAGGAGAACAACTACCGAGATTCCGTCCACCTTGTTAAGGTCACCAACAATGACCACACCTCCAACG CTCAGAGAATACCTCCTCCGATGTGGACCCAGAGTAGCATCGAGAGCGGCTCCTACGACACAGACTACGAACCGAGCGACAGCGGCCCCGACTCCTCCTTCCCCTTATCCACCTTCCGCA ATTCTATGCGGTACAGTGCGGAGGGCCGAACCCCAGGATTACACAACACCAACCTGCAGAGTGTGACTGAGGAGG ATTCAGGGGGTCCTGGTGATGCTGCAGTGATGAGAGGATACCAACAGCCCTACGTGCCCAATGGTGCATTTCAAGGTGTCGCTGCAGCCCCGAGTG AAGACTCATTCGAGACCTCCAGCACCTCGTCAGGAGAATGTTATGAGAACACAGTCCCCTGCAACGCTGAGAATTATGAAAATACTGAGGAAAACAGAAGTGACCTACAAACTGGAA tgaaACCGCCTCACCCTGTCTTGACCAACCACATTACAGAGAACTTCCTGAATCAGACAGAGGATGATTCACAAG GGTTGGTGAGGAAGCTGAGCAGTGGAGAAGATTCTCCGATATATTCTCCCGTCAGCGCCGATATGGACCTGTACTCTCCCGTCAGCACCAGAACAGACCCCTACTCCTCCGACAGCGACTACGACGACGTGGCTTATATACATAGAGCTGATCAATAA